TACTTCAACACGATCTACTTCTCGGCACAGGGCATCACGATGGCGGTAGGGCTTGTCTACAAGCCACAGCTTGTGAGACTTGCGAACATCTGGTCAAATCCTAGCCACAGAAAGCGCTTCGACCTCATCATACTTGCCATAACCGGCGTAGCCGCGCTCATCACAGCAGCGATGTTCGCCTTCAACGCAACTGTCGGTGTAGCGCTGTTGAGTCTGCTCTACGGCACGGACTTCGAGGCGTACCGCACACAGCTCTACCTCATGACCATAGCGGGCGGCATGACGGCCGTGATTGACTTTTTGTACCAGATCATCACGGTGCTGCGTCGCCAAGAGACGGCGACGCGCATCTACCTCATTGCCTTTGGCGTCGCGGGCGTTCTCAGCATCACACTCGTCACGACCATCGGGTTCGACGGGGCGGTCTATGCCTACCTGCTCTCGATGGCAGCGCTCTTCGTGATGCTCGTCGTACAGTATGTGATGATTCGCAAGAATGGCTAGCCTGTCGACACTATAGGTTGAACAAAAACATTAAATGGACCTTCCCGACGTGTGAGAGAACGTTACTTCATGTGGGTATGAAAGCCATGAGGTATCAATCGTGCATGGGCATGAGTACCAATCACGAGACAGAGGAGGTTTACATGGTAAGTATCTATGACTTCACCGTACGGGACCGCGAGGGCAAAGACGTCTCGCTCGCCGACTACAAGGGCAAGGTCCTGATAATCGTCAACACGGCAACCGAGTGTGGCTTCACTCCCACCTACGCCGACCTACAGAAGCTCTATGAGAGGGACAAAGACAAGGACCTCGAGATCCTCGACTTTCCCTGCAATCAGTTTGGCCAGCAGGCCCCCGGGACTGCCGATGAGATCCACAGCTTCTGCACGGGTCGCTTTGGCGTCACCTTTCCGCAGTTTGGCAAGGTTGAAGTCAACGGCGAAGGGGCAGATCCCCTCTTCCAGTGGCTCAAGAAGCAGAAGGGGTTCACGGGCTTTGACCCCACGCACAGGATCACGCCGATCCTGACAGGCATCCTCGATAAGGCCGACCCTAATTGGAGGCTCACGCCAGACATCAAATGGAACTTCACCAAGTTCCTCATCGATAGGGCGGGCAACGTCGTCAGACGCTTCGAGCCTACGGCCGACGTCGATGCCGTCGTCAGGCCTGCGGTGGAGGAGCTGCTCTAGCGCAAGGTTCCGGTAGCGGCCTTTGCGTTCGTACGTTAGTGCCCCAGAATCTCTGGGGCACGTGCAAAAAGACCTTATCTGGGCAAATGCAACCCTGATAGTGCCCCGCAGATTCTGGGGCACGTTCGAGGCACCGCCACGGAGGGTACCGCCAGAAGGTACGTTTGAGGTACCGCCCGAGAAGAGAGACCCCGGCAGGTAGCCGGGGTCTCTTATGAGTGAATGTCATGAAAGCTTGGGTCTACTCTAGAGCTTCCTACTCAAGCTTCTCGTCACCGTCG
The DNA window shown above is from Olsenella sp. oral taxon 807 and carries:
- a CDS encoding glutathione peroxidase, coding for MVSIYDFTVRDREGKDVSLADYKGKVLIIVNTATECGFTPTYADLQKLYERDKDKDLEILDFPCNQFGQQAPGTADEIHSFCTGRFGVTFPQFGKVEVNGEGADPLFQWLKKQKGFTGFDPTHRITPILTGILDKADPNWRLTPDIKWNFTKFLIDRAGNVVRRFEPTADVDAVVRPAVEELL